In the genome of Chrysiogenes arsenatis DSM 11915, one region contains:
- the nuoF gene encoding NADH-quinone oxidoreductase subunit NuoF: MAVQEVKVLSAKYGIKDSRTLAVARAHGGYSQIEKAFSMEPAQIVEMVKASGLRGRGGAGFPTGMKWSFLPKGLDKPTYLCINSDESEPATFKDRQIIENDPHMLIEGIIITCWAINSHDAYIYIRGEFVRQAEMLNTAIDEAYAAGLLGEKACGKDFRVDITVHRGAGAYVCGEETALIESIEGKKGQPRSKPPFPAVVGLFQCPTIINNVQTIASVPYIIEHGAEGYRKFGTEKSAGTFLFGISGHVNKPGVYETELGVSMKGFIEDLAGGVWKNRKLKAVIPGGSSTPIMTPKEVETCMLDYESIVEHGSMLGSGGIVVLDETVCMVKSLKNLLYFYHHESCGQCTPCREGTGWIYKIVSNIEAGKGKMSDLDLLLELADNMEGKTVCVLSGAAAMPTRSYIQKFRHEFEEHIKLGKCPFAG, from the coding sequence ATGGCTGTACAAGAAGTAAAAGTCCTCAGCGCCAAATATGGCATCAAGGATTCACGTACACTGGCCGTTGCCCGCGCTCACGGTGGGTATTCGCAAATTGAAAAAGCCTTCAGCATGGAACCGGCACAGATCGTTGAAATGGTCAAGGCCAGTGGCCTGCGTGGCCGTGGTGGTGCTGGCTTCCCAACCGGTATGAAGTGGTCGTTCCTGCCCAAAGGGCTAGACAAACCAACGTACCTCTGCATCAACTCTGATGAATCAGAACCGGCTACATTTAAAGATCGCCAGATCATCGAAAACGATCCGCACATGCTGATCGAAGGGATTATCATTACGTGTTGGGCCATCAACTCACATGATGCCTACATTTATATCCGTGGTGAATTCGTCCGTCAGGCTGAAATGCTGAACACAGCGATTGACGAAGCCTACGCGGCTGGTCTGCTCGGCGAAAAGGCTTGCGGTAAGGACTTCCGCGTTGATATTACGGTTCACCGTGGCGCAGGCGCGTATGTTTGTGGTGAAGAAACTGCTTTGATTGAATCGATAGAAGGGAAAAAGGGGCAGCCCCGTTCCAAGCCTCCCTTTCCGGCGGTTGTCGGTCTCTTCCAATGCCCGACGATTATCAACAACGTGCAAACGATTGCTTCTGTGCCGTACATCATTGAACACGGCGCCGAAGGGTATCGCAAGTTTGGCACGGAAAAGAGTGCCGGAACATTCTTGTTCGGTATCAGCGGTCACGTGAATAAGCCAGGTGTGTACGAAACCGAGCTTGGCGTTTCCATGAAAGGCTTCATCGAAGACCTTGCGGGAGGCGTGTGGAAAAATCGCAAACTCAAAGCGGTTATCCCGGGTGGCTCTTCGACGCCGATTATGACTCCCAAAGAGGTTGAAACCTGCATGCTTGACTATGAGTCAATCGTAGAGCATGGCTCAATGCTCGGCTCGGGCGGAATAGTCGTCCTGGACGAAACGGTGTGCATGGTGAAGTCGCTGAAAAACCTGCTTTACTTCTACCATCACGAATCGTGTGGCCAGTGCACCCCGTGCCGTGAAGGAACCGGGTGGATTTACAAGATTGTCTCCAATATCGAAGCAGGCAAAGGGAAAATGTCTGACCTCGATTTGCTCCTGGAGCTGGCAGACAACATGGAAGGAAAGACGGTATGCGTCCTTTCCGGCGCGGCGGCCATGCCGACTCGCAGCTACATCCAGAAGTTTCGCCACGAATTTGAAGAACACATCAAACTGGGCAAATGCCCGTTTGCCGGGTGA
- a CDS encoding ATP-binding protein — protein MLNLKPEVVAQLERVLSSVEMLLPKAIKPIEWKTCYAANWRRHSFSGYLEPVRVTDTTRLDQLLGVEEQKAIMVNNTRQFLQGLPANNALLWGSRGTGKSSIVKALLNEYAAEGLRVIQVEKEDLIYIAEIFAAVEGQPYRFIMLCDDLSFEVGELSYKMLKSALDGSVYSAPENVLIYVTSNRRYLLPEYDGDHLGGKYVRGELQQSEIMEEKSSLSDRFGLWVPFHVFSQDRYLEAVQLCFEQWGKRLNTTIPWSKEVESAAIGWSHEKTKRCGRTAFQFSKNWVGKYLLK, from the coding sequence ATGTTAAACCTAAAACCAGAAGTTGTTGCTCAATTAGAGCGAGTATTAAGCTCTGTCGAAATGTTGCTCCCTAAGGCAATTAAGCCTATTGAATGGAAAACTTGTTATGCGGCGAATTGGCGTCGTCACTCATTTTCCGGCTATCTTGAGCCAGTGAGAGTGACCGACACGACTCGCCTTGACCAATTGTTGGGCGTTGAAGAGCAAAAAGCCATTATGGTGAATAATACCCGGCAATTTTTGCAAGGGTTGCCGGCGAATAATGCCCTGCTGTGGGGTTCACGTGGTACCGGCAAATCATCAATCGTAAAAGCGCTGCTCAACGAATATGCCGCTGAAGGGTTGCGCGTTATTCAGGTGGAAAAAGAAGACCTCATTTATATTGCTGAAATTTTTGCCGCCGTTGAAGGTCAGCCATACCGCTTTATTATGTTATGTGATGATCTCTCGTTCGAGGTGGGTGAGCTTTCGTACAAGATGCTGAAAAGCGCTCTTGATGGTTCGGTGTACTCTGCGCCAGAAAACGTGTTGATTTACGTCACGTCTAACCGTCGTTATTTGCTTCCCGAATACGATGGCGATCATCTTGGGGGGAAATATGTGAGAGGCGAGTTGCAGCAGAGTGAAATTATGGAAGAGAAAAGCTCACTCTCTGATCGCTTCGGTTTGTGGGTGCCATTTCACGTATTTTCGCAAGATCGCTATCTTGAGGCAGTTCAACTGTGCTTTGAGCAGTGGGGCAAACGTTTGAACACGACTATCCCGTGGTCGAAAGAGGTCGAGTCAGCCGCTATTGGCTGGAGTCACGAGAAAACGAAACGGTGTGGCCGCACGGCCTTCCAGTTTTCGAAAAACTGGGTTGGGAAATATCTGCTGAAATAA
- the nuoE gene encoding NADH-quinone oxidoreductase subunit NuoE, translating into MSAEVKPTRANKPFVFNAENEAKFQKLLTRYPDTAALNLPGLWLIQQQDGWISYEAMEYLAERINIPVTQVYEVATFYTMYNLQPVGKYHFQVCRTLSCELRGGEEILAHLTKKLGIKPGETSKDGRYTLTKVECLGSCGSGPMFQLNDDYHEWLTVEKVDEILAKLP; encoded by the coding sequence ATGAGTGCAGAAGTAAAGCCCACACGGGCGAACAAACCATTCGTTTTCAATGCAGAAAACGAAGCTAAGTTTCAAAAGCTCCTCACGCGCTACCCGGACACCGCGGCGCTCAATCTTCCAGGCCTGTGGCTGATACAGCAACAGGACGGTTGGATCAGCTACGAGGCCATGGAGTATCTTGCGGAGCGGATCAATATTCCCGTCACGCAGGTGTATGAAGTCGCAACGTTCTACACCATGTACAATTTGCAGCCAGTGGGAAAATACCATTTTCAGGTTTGCCGTACCCTTTCGTGCGAACTGCGCGGTGGCGAGGAAATTCTGGCGCACCTGACCAAGAAACTCGGCATTAAGCCGGGTGAGACCAGCAAAGATGGTCGCTACACGCTCACAAAAGTTGAGTGTCTTGGATCGTGCGGCTCTGGGCCGATGTTCCAGTTAAATGACGATTATCACGAGTGGTTGACTGTTGAAAAAGTCGACGAAATACTCGCGAAACTACCGTAG
- a CDS encoding 2Fe-2S iron-sulfur cluster-binding protein, with amino-acid sequence MSKLITMNVDGQELQVEEGKNLIDALSAVGIHIPHFCYHPALGFDGNCRMCLVEVEGARGPQIACNTPVKEGMKVSLSSESSMNLRRKVLEFELINHPLDCPICDQAGECKLQDYYMEAGLSKSRMEVEKVAKEKNLDFGCGVVHDQERCVLCARCVRFLRKYTKTAELGIVNRCDKAKVTTFPEKPINNRYALNVVDICPVGAMTSRDFRFKQRVWFMSSEKSVCHGCAKGCSIYVDHNQEKYKAERVYRFRPRENAQVNGHFMCDAGRLSYRKENENRLTTAKASERFEAVDIATSQAVALLSAAKGKAVFIVSPSWTTEQMAVAKSLATHYDGYLSGYADGYIVKGDGDDLLLKEDKAANRASLELLGISTDRQKLISNLKTAEVVVVLNNDLSLTASDKREFEALFAGKQVIFVGSHRIALADSAQTVIPCASYTEYAGVVVNVDSILQEVTCAIEKECFARRPEQVMAALSGNAIKAELGAVRQQLSASVPALAQVDWNAIPENGLNLKGGAQ; translated from the coding sequence ATGTCAAAATTGATAACCATGAACGTCGATGGTCAGGAGTTGCAAGTTGAAGAGGGGAAAAACCTCATCGACGCGCTTTCCGCTGTCGGTATCCATATTCCCCACTTCTGCTACCATCCCGCGCTCGGGTTTGATGGCAACTGCCGCATGTGTCTGGTAGAAGTCGAGGGAGCCCGCGGGCCACAAATCGCCTGCAATACTCCAGTAAAAGAAGGGATGAAAGTTTCTCTCAGCTCAGAATCATCCATGAATCTGCGCCGTAAGGTACTGGAATTCGAACTGATTAACCACCCGCTTGATTGCCCAATCTGCGATCAGGCTGGTGAGTGCAAGCTGCAAGACTACTACATGGAAGCTGGCCTTTCTAAAAGCCGGATGGAAGTAGAAAAAGTTGCCAAAGAAAAGAATCTCGACTTTGGCTGTGGCGTTGTGCACGACCAAGAGCGTTGCGTACTGTGCGCCCGCTGTGTCCGTTTTCTGCGTAAATATACAAAAACGGCGGAACTTGGTATTGTCAACCGTTGCGACAAAGCAAAAGTTACCACCTTCCCAGAGAAGCCCATCAATAACCGCTACGCACTGAACGTAGTCGATATTTGCCCGGTTGGAGCCATGACGAGCCGTGATTTCCGTTTCAAGCAGCGGGTCTGGTTCATGTCTTCCGAAAAGAGCGTGTGTCACGGCTGTGCCAAGGGGTGCAGTATTTACGTTGACCACAATCAAGAAAAGTACAAAGCAGAGCGGGTGTACCGTTTCCGCCCACGTGAAAATGCGCAAGTCAATGGGCACTTTATGTGTGACGCTGGCCGCTTGAGCTATCGCAAGGAAAACGAAAACCGTCTCACGACGGCCAAAGCCAGCGAGCGTTTTGAGGCGGTCGATATCGCCACCTCGCAAGCGGTGGCACTGCTAAGCGCTGCGAAAGGCAAAGCTGTCTTTATCGTTTCGCCAAGCTGGACAACCGAACAAATGGCGGTCGCCAAATCGTTGGCCACTCATTACGATGGATACCTTTCTGGCTACGCCGATGGATATATCGTGAAAGGTGATGGCGATGACCTTTTGCTTAAAGAGGACAAAGCCGCCAACCGCGCTTCGCTGGAGCTGCTCGGTATTAGCACCGATCGCCAAAAGCTGATCAGCAACCTGAAAACGGCAGAAGTGGTCGTTGTTCTCAACAACGATCTATCGCTCACGGCTTCAGACAAACGCGAATTTGAAGCGCTCTTTGCTGGCAAGCAGGTTATTTTTGTTGGCTCACACCGTATTGCCCTCGCGGATTCCGCGCAAACGGTGATTCCATGCGCTTCGTACACCGAGTACGCTGGTGTGGTCGTCAACGTCGACAGTATCCTGCAAGAAGTTACTTGTGCCATCGAAAAAGAGTGCTTTGCGCGCCGTCCCGAACAGGTGATGGCGGCACTCAGTGGTAACGCCATCAAAGCGGAACTCGGTGCCGTTCGCCAACAATTGAGTGCCAGCGTACCAGCTTTGGCGCAGGTTGATTGGAACGCAATCCCTGAAAATGGGTTGAATCTGAAAGGGGGTGCTCAATGA
- a CDS encoding NADH-quinone oxidoreductase subunit NuoB, with protein sequence MGVGQVGLEASFGNSIITTRMDAVVNWARTYSLWPMIYGTACCAIEFMSAAASQHDISRFGAEVVRFSPRQADLLLVAGTITMKQAPILKRIYEQMPDPKWCVSIGACACSGGFYDNYCTLQGIDQVVPVDAYISGCPPRPEAILDALILIQKKLAGETVLVNRKPDFKGLYDDVLSVKA encoded by the coding sequence GTGGGAGTAGGGCAAGTAGGGCTGGAAGCCTCGTTTGGCAACAGCATCATCACGACACGTATGGATGCCGTCGTTAACTGGGCAAGAACGTATTCGTTGTGGCCAATGATTTACGGAACCGCGTGTTGCGCAATTGAGTTTATGAGTGCTGCGGCATCGCAACACGACATTTCCCGTTTTGGAGCAGAAGTTGTGCGCTTCTCGCCTCGTCAGGCCGATCTTTTACTGGTTGCTGGCACCATCACGATGAAACAGGCTCCGATCCTGAAGCGAATCTACGAGCAAATGCCCGACCCCAAATGGTGTGTCAGCATTGGTGCTTGTGCGTGTTCGGGCGGATTTTACGACAATTACTGCACCTTACAGGGAATCGACCAAGTCGTCCCAGTTGATGCGTACATTTCAGGATGTCCACCGCGTCCGGAAGCTATCCTTGACGCGCTGATTCTTATTCAGAAAAAACTTGCTGGCGAAACCGTACTTGTCAACCGCAAGCCTGACTTTAAGGGCTTGTATGACGATGTATTGTCAGTGAAGGCATAG
- the nuoL gene encoding NADH-quinone oxidoreductase subunit L has protein sequence MQNQSALLGLIPLFPLIGATVIGLLYMVTCKKTKLPNGLYGLLAVAGPAASFVVALMVFMELLALPEDARVITYTAFEWMSVGSLTLDIGFLADTLSGMMILFVTFIGTLIHVYSTGYMAQDKEFGKFFAYLNLFMGSMLILVLADNPVLLFVGWEGVGLCSYLLISFYYSEAENVVAGNKAFIVNRVGDFGFLLGMILLFWAIGENGFSFLALSENASSLTPTLTLAVCLLLFVGATGKSAQIPLYVWLPDAMAGPTPVSALIHAATMVTAGVYMVARFSFLYSAAPIAGEVIAWIGICTALVAATIATQQSDIKKILAYSTVSQLGYMFVAVGLGAYSAGIFHVTTHAFFKALLFLGAGAVIYALHHEQNVWKMGGLRSKLPITYITMLIGTIAIAGIPPFSGFFSKDEILLAAFLQGQYVIWIMGMGTAGLTAYYMFRMFFLTFHGNPRDHHAYNHAHEAPFNMTGVLIVLAIGAAIAGFFGVPVVLGGNAWFQNWIGESAPTVEMAHISHAAEYALMAASVGVALVGIFVAWKLFGKGATEPVVDTTVVRILKQKYYVDELYDFVFVKSLHVLSTFVAKVLDNLIIDGAVRNTRRLYRGIGNVFAITQCGRARAYAAYMVVGIAVLCITMAKLV, from the coding sequence ATGCAGAATCAATCAGCACTGCTTGGCCTGATTCCACTGTTCCCCCTGATCGGGGCAACGGTCATTGGGCTGCTTTACATGGTCACCTGCAAGAAAACCAAACTGCCAAATGGCCTTTACGGCTTATTGGCAGTCGCAGGGCCCGCCGCAAGTTTTGTTGTGGCGCTTATGGTTTTTATGGAGCTTCTGGCGCTGCCAGAGGATGCTCGCGTCATCACGTATACGGCGTTTGAATGGATGAGCGTTGGCTCGCTGACGCTGGATATCGGATTTCTTGCCGACACCCTTTCGGGGATGATGATTCTTTTTGTCACCTTTATCGGAACCCTGATTCACGTCTACTCGACGGGTTACATGGCGCAGGATAAAGAATTCGGGAAATTCTTTGCGTACCTGAACCTCTTCATGGGGAGCATGTTAATCCTTGTACTTGCTGATAACCCAGTTCTGCTCTTTGTTGGCTGGGAAGGGGTTGGACTCTGTTCATATCTCCTGATTAGCTTCTACTACAGCGAAGCAGAAAACGTGGTTGCTGGGAACAAGGCATTTATCGTCAACCGTGTGGGTGACTTTGGTTTCCTGCTTGGGATGATTTTACTCTTCTGGGCGATCGGCGAAAATGGCTTCTCGTTCTTGGCACTCTCTGAAAATGCCAGTAGCTTGACACCGACTCTCACGCTTGCCGTCTGTTTGCTCCTCTTTGTGGGTGCAACCGGGAAATCGGCGCAGATTCCCTTGTATGTTTGGCTACCAGATGCGATGGCTGGCCCGACGCCAGTATCGGCACTGATCCACGCGGCGACGATGGTTACCGCGGGTGTCTACATGGTCGCACGCTTCTCTTTCCTCTACAGCGCGGCACCGATTGCCGGTGAAGTGATTGCGTGGATTGGGATTTGTACCGCTTTGGTAGCGGCAACGATTGCTACGCAGCAAAGTGATATCAAGAAAATTCTCGCGTACTCAACGGTTTCTCAGCTTGGCTACATGTTTGTGGCGGTGGGCTTAGGTGCGTATTCGGCGGGGATTTTCCACGTCACAACCCATGCGTTCTTTAAGGCACTCTTGTTCCTTGGCGCTGGTGCGGTCATTTATGCCCTGCACCATGAACAAAACGTCTGGAAAATGGGCGGCCTGAGATCAAAGCTACCAATTACCTACATCACCATGCTGATCGGTACGATTGCTATTGCCGGTATCCCACCGTTTTCCGGCTTTTTCAGTAAGGATGAAATCCTGCTGGCGGCCTTCCTACAAGGTCAATATGTGATTTGGATTATGGGGATGGGGACGGCTGGTCTGACTGCCTACTATATGTTCCGCATGTTCTTCTTAACTTTCCACGGGAATCCACGCGACCACCATGCCTACAATCATGCGCATGAAGCACCGTTCAATATGACGGGTGTGCTCATTGTGCTGGCTATCGGCGCGGCGATTGCTGGTTTCTTTGGCGTACCGGTTGTCCTTGGCGGCAATGCTTGGTTCCAAAACTGGATTGGCGAATCGGCACCAACGGTGGAAATGGCACACATTTCCCACGCGGCGGAATATGCCCTGATGGCCGCCAGTGTTGGCGTGGCATTGGTCGGGATCTTTGTCGCATGGAAGCTCTTTGGCAAAGGGGCAACCGAACCAGTGGTCGATACTACTGTGGTGCGCATCCTCAAACAAAAGTACTACGTCGACGAGCTGTACGACTTTGTGTTTGTCAAGTCACTCCATGTTCTCAGTACGTTTGTCGCGAAGGTGCTTGATAACCTGATCATTGATGGTGCCGTTCGCAACACGCGCCGGCTCTATCGTGGGATTGGCAATGTGTTTGCCATCACCCAGTGTGGCCGGGCTCGCGCCTATGCTGCCTACATGGTAGTGGGGATTGCCGTTTTGTGCATCACCATGGCGAAACTGGTGTAA
- a CDS encoding complex I subunit 1/NuoH family protein has protein sequence MTWVDVLMVLLRIVFAVVVPLLFVPIFVWLERRGASYIQDRSGPNRCHIGGITLFGLIQPIADAVKLIFKEDLTPRHIKNKFYFYIAPAILFSASLLTFAVIPFADSVEIGDKSYLMQAIPTDIGILWFLGIAGIAVYGIILAGWASHNKYSILGGLRASAQVISYEVPMGLALIGILICYGTVDLNQMVRTQSELLFGFLPNWGIFLQPFGFLLFMIAAIAESNRTPFDCAEGESEIVGGYHTEYSSMKFALFFMGEYVAMFVSSALIATLYFGGYNIPYVTTEMLRENSMLVAAILMVIVPVAFLAFIFWMHRTNRSHYTTADDKRTRETKILTWAFLVVMFGIQGLLGISILAGDAASQMLTVVIQIVVFLMKTFFFGFLYVWIRWTLPRFRYDQLQNLGWKYLLPLALLNIFITGAVVVCL, from the coding sequence ATGACGTGGGTTGACGTACTTATGGTGCTTCTGCGCATCGTCTTTGCCGTGGTCGTTCCACTGCTCTTCGTACCGATCTTTGTCTGGCTTGAGCGTCGCGGTGCGTCGTACATTCAGGATCGGAGTGGCCCCAACCGCTGTCATATCGGGGGAATCACCCTCTTTGGTCTGATTCAGCCGATTGCAGATGCGGTGAAGTTGATCTTCAAAGAAGATCTGACGCCGCGCCACATTAAGAACAAATTTTACTTCTATATTGCTCCGGCCATTCTTTTCTCCGCCTCACTGCTGACATTTGCGGTCATTCCGTTTGCAGACAGCGTGGAAATTGGCGACAAGAGCTACCTCATGCAGGCGATCCCAACCGACATCGGTATCCTGTGGTTCCTTGGCATTGCTGGGATTGCCGTGTACGGAATTATTCTGGCGGGTTGGGCATCGCACAACAAGTACAGTATCCTTGGCGGCTTACGCGCCTCGGCGCAGGTGATCAGCTATGAAGTTCCGATGGGTCTGGCGCTGATCGGCATTTTGATATGCTATGGCACCGTAGACCTGAATCAGATGGTACGGACGCAGAGTGAACTGCTCTTTGGCTTCTTGCCAAACTGGGGGATTTTCCTGCAGCCGTTTGGTTTCTTACTCTTTATGATTGCGGCTATTGCAGAATCAAACCGTACTCCGTTTGACTGTGCCGAAGGGGAATCGGAAATCGTTGGCGGCTACCACACCGAGTACAGCTCAATGAAATTCGCTCTTTTCTTCATGGGCGAGTACGTGGCGATGTTCGTATCGAGTGCGCTCATCGCCACGCTCTACTTTGGCGGCTACAACATTCCGTATGTCACAACCGAAATGTTGCGCGAAAACTCCATGCTGGTCGCAGCCATCCTGATGGTTATTGTTCCGGTTGCCTTCTTGGCATTCATCTTTTGGATGCACCGCACCAACCGCAGTCACTACACAACGGCGGATGATAAGCGGACGCGTGAGACCAAAATTCTTACGTGGGCGTTTCTGGTGGTTATGTTTGGTATTCAGGGCTTACTGGGGATTTCGATCTTGGCAGGTGATGCGGCTTCGCAAATGCTAACTGTGGTAATTCAGATTGTTGTGTTCCTGATGAAGACCTTCTTCTTCGGTTTCCTCTATGTCTGGATTCGTTGGACATTGCCACGTTTCCGCTATGACCAGCTGCAGAACCTCGGATGGAAATACCTGCTGCCACTGGCACTGCTCAATATTTTCATTACCGGCGCCGTCGTCGTATGCCTGTAG
- a CDS encoding NADH-quinone oxidoreductase subunit J family protein, which yields MELLSLVLFLGFAGLAVAGAAGLILFRHPLNSALSFIVTLIALAGLYAMLSASLLFAVQIIVYAGAIMSLIVFIIMFLNVRDADLPAEPTRWYFLIGGAVVLTPVGAFLLKVVRQLPGADMSVPLPEGFGGIHAVGQLLFIKWVFPFEIVSVLLVVALLGAVMLAKRKV from the coding sequence ATGGAACTGCTGTCACTGGTATTGTTCCTGGGTTTTGCAGGATTAGCGGTCGCAGGCGCGGCTGGGCTGATTCTGTTTCGCCACCCACTGAATAGCGCACTGAGCTTTATTGTTACCTTAATTGCCCTCGCTGGGCTGTACGCCATGCTCTCGGCTTCCCTGCTCTTCGCGGTACAAATTATTGTTTACGCCGGTGCGATCATGTCGCTCATTGTCTTCATTATCATGTTCCTGAACGTGCGTGATGCTGACTTGCCAGCGGAACCAACGCGCTGGTACTTCCTGATTGGTGGCGCGGTTGTGCTGACTCCGGTTGGCGCGTTCCTGTTGAAAGTCGTCCGTCAGCTTCCCGGTGCCGATATGAGTGTGCCGTTACCTGAAGGTTTCGGTGGCATTCATGCGGTTGGTCAACTGCTGTTCATCAAATGGGTCTTCCCATTTGAAATCGTATCCGTGCTACTCGTAGTCGCCTTGCTTGGGGCGGTTATGCTGGCGAAGAGGAAGGTGTAA
- a CDS encoding NuoI/complex I 23 kDa subunit family protein, giving the protein MSKKVYTVERTGGTLREKIYLPEVFSGMKLTLKHFLRNISDTSNLAVREYPEQQPDIPERWRGRHRLTTREDGTIKCVACFMCATNCPAKCILIEATERTDGVTEKMPARFDIDLLECIYCGFCVEACPVDAIRMDTGIFSVVTESREAMVMTKEALMATPGMTKEEN; this is encoded by the coding sequence ATGTCTAAAAAAGTGTATACCGTGGAGAGAACTGGCGGAACGCTGAGAGAAAAGATTTATCTCCCTGAAGTTTTCAGTGGGATGAAGCTGACCCTCAAGCACTTTCTGCGCAATATCTCCGATACGTCAAATTTGGCGGTGCGTGAGTACCCCGAGCAGCAGCCGGATATCCCTGAGCGCTGGAGAGGGCGTCATCGCCTGACCACGCGCGAAGATGGAACCATCAAATGTGTTGCCTGCTTTATGTGTGCCACCAACTGCCCCGCAAAATGTATTCTGATTGAAGCGACCGAACGGACAGATGGCGTGACCGAAAAGATGCCAGCCCGTTTTGATATCGATTTGCTGGAGTGTATCTACTGCGGCTTCTGCGTGGAAGCGTGCCCAGTTGATGCGATCCGGATGGACACGGGGATTTTTTCGGTGGTTACCGAAAGCCGCGAGGCAATGGTCATGACCAAAGAGGCGCTCATGGCGACCCCCGGAATGACGAAGGAGGAGAACTGA
- a CDS encoding NADH-quinone oxidoreductase subunit A has translation MSAELVMASVLFIGIALILPAVFILMKFIGPHSDGAIKNDIYESGISTMVGTSTQRFSVKYYLVAILFIIFDIEAIFMFPWAVNVQELGMHGFVAMMIFIVSLLGGLIYVIQKGALKWE, from the coding sequence ATGTCTGCAGAACTTGTGATGGCTTCCGTGTTGTTTATCGGTATTGCGCTCATTCTTCCGGCAGTGTTTATCCTGATGAAATTCATCGGGCCGCACTCCGACGGCGCAATCAAGAATGACATCTACGAAAGCGGTATCTCGACGATGGTGGGAACTTCGACACAGCGTTTTAGCGTAAAGTATTACCTGGTCGCCATTCTCTTCATCATCTTCGACATCGAAGCGATCTTCATGTTCCCCTGGGCGGTGAATGTGCAGGAGTTGGGGATGCATGGCTTTGTTGCCATGATGATCTTCATTGTCTCGCTGCTCGGTGGTCTGATCTACGTCATTCAGAAAGGAGCGCTGAAGTGGGAGTAG
- the nuoK gene encoding NADH-quinone oxidoreductase subunit NuoK, which produces MVSIQAFLALAVILFLMGVLGVISRRNVFTVFMSIELMLNAGNLAFISLSRFWHGMDGHVMAIIIMAVAAAEAALALAVVILMYRNKGSLDIDFFRVLRG; this is translated from the coding sequence ATGGTAAGTATTCAGGCGTTTCTCGCCCTTGCCGTCATCCTCTTCCTGATGGGGGTTCTTGGGGTTATTTCACGACGCAATGTGTTTACGGTTTTTATGTCCATTGAATTGATGCTGAATGCAGGCAATCTGGCGTTCATCTCTCTCAGCCGTTTCTGGCACGGGATGGATGGTCACGTGATGGCGATCATCATTATGGCGGTTGCCGCAGCAGAAGCGGCGTTGGCACTCGCTGTGGTCATCTTAATGTACCGCAATAAAGGCTCACTCGACATCGACTTCTTCCGCGTTTTACGCGGGTGA